Proteins from one Lonchura striata isolate bLonStr1 chromosome 6, bLonStr1.mat, whole genome shotgun sequence genomic window:
- the ALDH6A1 gene encoding methylmalonate-semialdehyde/malonate-semialdehyde dehydrogenase [acylating], mitochondrial, giving the protein MAAAAAARGAWGGRRRVALRLPRTAGAPWTTSVAASFSSSVPTTKLFIDGKFIESKTTEWIDIHNPATNEVVGRVPKATASEMEAAVASCKKAFWNWSETSVLSRQQIFLRYQQLIKDNLKEISKLITFEQGKTLADAEGDVFRGLQVVEHACSVTSLILGETMPSITKDMDTYTYRLPLGVCAGIAPFNFPAMIPLWMFPMAMVCGNTFLMKPSERVPGALMLLAKLFQDAGAPDGTLNIIHGQHEAVNFICDHPDIRAISFVGSNQAGEYIYERGSRNGKRVQANMGAKNHGVVMPDANKENTLNQLVGAAFGAAGQRCMALSTAILVGEAQKWLPELVDRAKNLRVNAGDQPGADLGPLISPQAKERVCSLIEKGVKEGASLLLDGRNVKVKGYENGNFVGPTILAKVKPNMTCYKEEIFGPVLVVLEADTLDDAIEMVNNNPYGNGTAIFTTNGATARKYSHLVDVGQVGVNVPIPVPLPMFSFTGSRASFRGDTNFYGKQGVQFYTQLKTIISQWKEEDATIAKPAVVMPTMGN; this is encoded by the exons atggcggcggcggcggcggcgcggggagcgtggggcgggcggcgccgcgTGGCGCTCAGG CTGCCGCGGACAGCCGGTGCCCCCTGGACCACCTCAGTCGCCGCGTCCTTCTCTTCCTCGGTG CCAACAACCAAACTCTTCATTGATGGGAAGTTTATTGAGTCCAAAACTACTGAATGGATTGATATCCACAACCCA gcCACAAATGAGGTGGTTGGCCGTGTACCGAAAGCCACAGCCAGTGAGATGGAGGCAGCTGTGGCTTCTTGCAAAAAGGCTTTTTGGAACTGGTCAGAAACATCTGTTTTGAGTCGCCAGCAAATTTTCCTGCGCTATCAACAGCTCATCAAAGACAATCTG aaagaaatttcCAAACTCATCACCTTTGAGCAAGGAAAGACCCTGGCTGATGCTGAGGGAGATGTTTTCCGAGGCCTCC AGGTGGTTGAACATGCTTGCAGTGTGACATCCCTCATCCTTGGGGAGACCATGCCCTCCATCACTAAAGACATGGACACTTACACCTACCGCCTGCCTCTGGGTGTGTGTGCTGGCATTGCACCATTCAACTTTCCAGCCATGATTCCTCTCTGGATGTTCCCCATGGCTATGGTTTGTGGAAACACCTTCTTGATGAAACCATCTGAGCGTGTACCAGGAGCACTAATGTTGCTTGCCAAGCTGTTTCAGGATGCTGGTGCCCCTGATGGAACCCTGAATATTATCCATGGACAACACGAAG CTGTGAATTTCATTTGTGACCATCCGGATATCAGAGCAATCAGCTTTGTGGGATCTAATCAAGCTGGCGAGTACATCTATGAGAGAGGATCCCGGAATGGCAAGAGAGTCCAGGCCAACATG GGAGCCAAGAATCATGGTGTGGTGATGCCTGATGCCAATAAAGAGAACACTTTGAACCAGCTGGTTGGAGCTGCTTTTGGAGCAGCTGGCCAACGCTGCATGGCCCTGTCTACAGCAATTCTAGTAGGAGAAGCTCAGAAATGGCTGCCAGAGCTTGTGGACAGAGCCAAAAATCTACGAGTAAATGCAG GAGACCAGCCTGGAGCAGATCTTGGGCCTCTAATCAGTCCCCAAGCTAAGGAACGGGTTTGCAGTCTGATTGAGAAAGGAGTAAAAGAAGGTGCCAGCCTTCTCCTGGATGGACGTAATGTCAAAGTGAAGGGTTATGAAAATGGCAATTTTGTTGGACCAACAATCCTTGCCAAAGTCAAG CCAAACATGACTTGCTATAAGGAGGAAATCTTTGGGCCCGTTCTAGTGGTGCTGGAAGCAGACACTTTGGATGATGCCATTGAGATGGTGAACAATAACCCCTATGGGAATGGAACTGCAATCTTCACCACCAATGGAGCCACAGCTCGGAAGTATTCTCACTTAGTAGATGTGGGGCAG GTGGGTGTCAACGTTCCAATCCCAGTACCTCTGCCCATGTTCTCTTTCACTGGCTCTCGTGCTTCTTTCAGAGGGGACACCAATTTCTATGGCAAACAG ggAGTGCAGTTCTATACACAGCTGAAAACTATCATTTCTCAATGGAAAGAAGAAGATGCCACCATTGCCAAGCCTGCTGTGGTTATGCCAACTATGGGAAACTAA